The genomic stretch ATGATGTGACCACGTATTCTAAAAATAGCGATTCTTGTGATTGATTGTCATTATGCATCATGTTTACATCTTGGTCTTATCTCACATCTCTGCAGATAGTAGAACAGTCTACTAAAGAAATGCAGTCtatttaattataattacattagatgtatgtttcgctataatacgttattctgattggctaactgcacatcacgtgttattccttaagcaattacattactcaataaaacttttcattcgtgataacacgaggtcccacaataaagtgcacaggtgaattagataaaaaaaaattgataaaattcgtgtttttattatcctagctaaaaatgtaattataagtattgactgcttctttttgtaacttcatagggttgtaaaagccgcgttgaccgtgcgcacatttttagaatgaagcgcttccgcgcttcatacaaaatgtacttcggtcaacgcttttacacccaaatgaagttacaaaaagaagcattcaatttttagtatattcaaaacaaaatataaattcgTTTTTAAAGTGGAAACTTCACACATTAAACGAccatctgtttctttttttttttctattttaagaaaCAATCCTTTTATTCGTTTAAATGATCATTTACACGTTTTGACACGTGCGTTAATTTGTTATACAATGAAACAGATGGTAGCATTtcacttgtaaaaatattgatattatgtAATTTATGAACACACCTACAGATATTGTTTTTCTTGAaacaacataaattaataaagTATTTCAACATGACGATCGTTTGGATAAGTGTGTTCCTCGCATTGCTTTTCCGAAACGGTGAGAagtctttatttatgtttttaattgcTTCAATTATGGTTGCGTTTATCGTTTGGAAATCATTATGTCATTTGGGACAACCGATTCTGTGCAccaatttattttcgcgactttcgccagtagaaaaaaaaaacacgcgaatataaatcgtcgcaaaTATGTTAAATTTGGATCATTCTTTTATGTGAACAACCATAAGCAAGGTAGAGCCAAGATCCATAACAAACGGCCCTATAAAGGTGTActtgttataatttaaaaaatcaaaagaatcAAATGGGTATGCTTGCTAAACTTATGATATATAAATGTAGTCAACGAAAAATATATATCTGCCTCATAATATATAGGATATGTAAGCCTAAAATAGGAATTAAATTTAATTCGTCGTTCGTTTTACTAGAAATTTGTAAATGTTCCACAATTTTGTAGAATTCTgcaaaaaaatggtgtttttcgACATTCCTCTTTATTATGACGTTACAATTACGTCACTTATAACGTCATTTGGGAATAAACAACTATATTATTTTTGAAacgatattttcttttttctaatatctaaaagaaacaaacattttaaCCACATATCATACTTGATAAAATTGAGAGGTAACCATTCAGGATTCTATCAAATTGTggcttttttatatatatatgtgacgtTTTTATACATGGGCAGGTATCAGATCCTTTATTTTCAACCTCGCTGTACTCTGAAGGATTAACAGCTTTACATGCGTATCGTTGCTGCCACGTAGTAGTAGTTGCACGTTCTTTTATTGTAGTACAGTTTATACCTATTTCGTTGCAATTTTTAGAATATCTCAAATGTAATTGAACGTGGTATAAGGGGGCGAACTAAACTAGAGGGATTTTCAAAATTAGAAGTAGCAAACATTGAAAACCGGTTAAAATGAAAATAGCATGCTGCAAAACATAAAGTATGTAAAGGAGATATCATTTTGAAAAACACATTCTCATTTTCATCTGGTTCATGCGTGAAAGTTTATAAATTTCGCATCGTAATCAAAGAAGTATGATACCAAATAAGTTATACGTAAACAGTTTAAAGTTTGTTAACCTATCCATATACCGTCAAAgaagtattattttttataaagatttgctaAATTCaatatcctattttaccgacaacactaaagtgggatattcctttctaatgcggtcaggttttaatacgccctacggctcatttaaaatgtgaaataaaactcacttattaatctagatataaaccttttaaaatgtATTATCCTAAAAATATTACTGCAACTGCACGAAGAAACACACGAATGAATTGTTACCACCCGATAACAGTGtttgacaaatacaagacacattgtaagtaaattATTGCACCAACTTAGTTTATGGAAAAGAGAGGGGGTATGGTTTTTTGCTATTTCTTTTgacatttctatcgcggaaacgtggttattttttcaacaattttaattaaatcgaataaaatattcagaaagattgtcttttgaatagcaatacattttttaacttataattaggatataattatatgttgaaaaatataatgtcGGATAAAAGttctacagagcttatgttgtattgatatatgtataaccgactttaaataaatctctctgcttttttttttttttaataccctCCCCACCCGACCCTATATTGAGTTACgtgaatgttattcaatagaatataagaattCCTTATTAGTTGAaaatttgatagagtaaaaggtgtacataaattaaaaaaaattaagaactgacacgaagacgaatataaatacatgtatgtcacaGTATTCAGTGTGTaacgtcctgaacatgcatgaaatatttgccactggacgttaagcaagcatccaacaatcaatcaacctattcagtgtgACTCAATAGGATTTTCAAAATGTTGCACactaatacatgtatgttaaatctggctttattttatgaaagtctacattaaaattcatctgacaaATATGCTAATTTTTCTGTATTGTAGCGATGAATTAACATAACTTCACGTTATATTTGTTTCTAAGATTAAAATGACGatttcttttacacctatcatcgaagataaatttccaaatcggcaacaaaaaactataagacgaatataatttttaagtaaattaaatattgcatttttatcaaggaaaattaATGACCTGACACAGGTCATTATTTAATGCCTTAGAGCATATTTCATTGAGACATGGTATCTTCCGGGTTGATTTCAGAAAGAATGACCTATGgatctgaaagaaaataactctacATAGGTATATAAAAggcagataatgcatattttaaggtttttcttataACATATATTGAACGAAATTCCGAAATGGGTTTCCCTTATGTCAATGATgactttcaaaattcaaaacgggaagaaTTATTCTGTAATAACTCAACACAATCGGAACTATGGCGTCAACATGGTCAAACTGTTAATATCGAAACGACATTAACAATCTTTCACGGACTTTTATGTTTTCGATAAATATGTTTTCAACTAATTAGTTTACAGATTCgtcttctatatattttttttaaatttcacaagtAATAGTAAACTCGACACAGACtcaaaaagaataacaatacaaTGATTGAGATTGATGTTGACCAATATCTAAGTCTAACTAGTTTTGTCAACCTATAACTTCttatttcctttaaataaccattTCCATTGTCCTTAAAATACTTTATCCTGAAAGGTTGACGATCTTTTGAATATTCGTCAATTGTACTGTTTTTTACAATACGGTATGTAATCTTTATCATTCTTGAAGTCATGTGCCTTTGAATTTCTGTCATGAAATCATGGTTGTGTTTATCATTATTGAACAAATGTGTCAAATAAGACAACgtttatatattatttgtgaaaGCTGTTAACCCATTATCTTTTGTTCCTCTGTTATGACATCACCGTCAGTTTTCAATATCCGTAATTAATGTTGTTAAAACAACACAACGAGTGCATAGTTAAGGAAATGCTCTCCCTTCAACAGCAACTTAGTTTTTTTGAATTaatgtatgtttcactataatacgttattctgattggctaactgcacatcacgtgttattccttaagcaattgcataactcaataaaacttttcattcgtgataacacgaggtcccacaataaagtgcacaggtgaattagataaaaaaaaaaaaaaaaatcgtgttttcatgatcctagctaaaaatgtaattataagtattgaatgcttctttttgtaacttcatagggttgtaaaagccgcgttgaccgtgcgcacatttttagaatgaagcgctgaaacaaaatgtacttcggtcaacgcttttacaccccaatgaagttacaaaaagaagcattcagttTTTagtatattcaaaacaaaatataaattcgTTTTTAAAGTGGAAACTTCACATTAAACGAccatctgtttctttttttttctgttttaagaaACAATCCTTTAATTCGTTTAATAATCATTTACACGTTTTGACACGTGCGTTAATTTGTTATACAATGAAACAGATGGTAGCATTTaacttgtaaaaatattgatattatgtAATTTATGAACAAACCTACAGATATTGTTTTTCTTGAatcaacataaattaataaaGTATTTCAACATGCCGATCGTTTGGATAAGTGTGTTCCTCGCATTGCTTTTCCGAAACGGTAAgaaatctttatttatgtttttaattgcTTCAATTATGGTTGCGTTTATCGTTTGGAAATCATTATGTCATTTGGGACAACCGATTCTGTGCAccaatttattttcgcgactttcgccagtagaaaaaaaaaaaacacgcgaatataaatcgtcgcaaaTATGTTAAATTTGGATCATTCTTTTATGTGAACAACCATAAGCAAGGTAGAGCCAAGATCCATAACAAACGGCCCTATAAAGTGtacttgttttaatttaaaaaattaaaagaatcaAATGGGTATGCATGCTAAACTTATGATATATAAATGTAGTCAACGAAAAATATATATCTGCCTCATAATATATAGGATATGTAAGCCTAAAATAGGAATTAAATTTAATTCGTCGTTCGTTTTACTAGAAATTTGTAAATGTTCCACAATTTTGTAGAATTCTGCCAAAAAATCAGGTTTTTCGACATTCCTCTTTATTATGACGTTACAATTACGTCACTTATAACGTCATTTGGGAATAAACaactttattatttttgaaacgatattttcttttttctaacatctaaaagaaacaaacattttaaCCACATATCATACTTGATAAAATTGAGAGGTAACCATTCAGGATTCTATCAAATTGtggcttttatatatatatatgtgatgttTTTATACATGGGCAGGTATCAGATCCTTTATTTTCAACCTCGCTGTACTCTGAAGGATTAACAGCTTTACATGCGTATCGTTGCTGCCACGTAGTAGTAATTGCACATTCTTTTATTGTAGTACAGTTTATACCTATTTCGTTGCAATTTTTagaatatatcaaatgtaattaatCGTGGTATAAGGGGGCGAACTAAACTAAAGGGATTTTCAAAATTAGAAGTAGCAAACATTGAAAACCGGTTAAAATGAAAATAGCATGCTGCAAAACATAAAGTATGTAAAGGAGATATCATTTTGAAAAACACATTCTCATTTTCATCTGGTTCATGCGTGAAAGTTTATATATTTCGCATCGTAATCAAAGAAGTATGATACCAAATAAGTTATACGTAAACAGTTTAAAGTTTATTAACCTATCcatataccgtcaaaaaaatattattttttataaagatttgctaAATTCaatatcctattttaccgacaacactaaagtgggatattcctttctaatgcggtcaggttttaatacgccctacggctcatttaaaatgtgaaataaaactcacttattaatctagatataaaccttttaagcaTAAATTTACCCCAAAACAAGCATTACCAACCATAACAtttaatgaggatttttttttagcaaactTTACATGCAAATCAAACATAATCAAATTAGTTAGGATTTAAATGTATCATATTTATTGAATATCacatatattcatattgaatatcACATATATTCATATTggattctttttcttttttatcagtATTTGGATTGTGTTCGCAACCATGTTACAGACAAAAAACTATTTATGAAAGACTAGGAGACGACGGAAGTCGAGTAAATCCAGGTCTCGTGAGAGAAAATAATCGAACCACTACTGTTTATACATTGCATGGAAGACTTCTCTTTTACCAAGAATGTTATGCAAGATCTGGACTTTTCACAGTTATAAGGTAAACATACCCTACccatttctttaaaatataatacacaAATTATTTAGATTAGTCGTTGGGCAGGAAATACCTACCCACCATATCACACAAGTTCACCTGAGGTGATAACCCTGttgaattttgtttcaattttataacGAATCACTTTTAATTGCTATTGTAAACTATACAGCTTAATGATAGgtgaaaatatgaataaaacgactttatttaaaaacattgctGTTGCGTAATGTACTACGAATATATTGTTATGCAAGAAGAATGAATTTCAGTTTTTGTCAACATAAGATTATAActgaaaatttttaatttgaaggTGATTACAATTAAATCAGACAATGACAACTCATAGAATATATATTTGGTTATAAACAATTGCATTGCATCCGATGGGCATATGAAAGCTAATGCCTCCACAACAATGCTTACGATAGCaaatttggaaaattaaaatCTGGTGCAAgtattgaacatttaatttaccAGGAAAGACGACGTGTATACCCCAACCCTGATTGTCAATCTTCTTTTTGAAGATGCCCCTTAATCAATATTGTCCCATTTTGTCTATTTTGACGTTTGAATTCATGAAACAAAAAAACTTAGATAACACAAACTTTTGGTCCATACGATTAAAATACTTTGTTGGTATACTAACTTGAACACGAATGTCGGGTGAGCAATGTATGCTGTCTGTAGCATAACATTTGTATTTCAGAAATTGTGATTACGAAGACATTTAAGTACGCAAAACTACTAAGTTGAAATACGTAAAGAATGTTATAtaatttgacttttctacatGCTATACACtgattaaatgtgtttttatttatagACGGAATAATGGTACACACGATACATACTCATGCAGTAAAATTGTTGTCACAAATGGATTTCCAGACATCGTAGCCTTATTTGTAACGGATTGGagtaagattttttgtttttgttttttgtaaatgtcAATAAAATACAATTGGTAAATTTAAAACTCACCATATTGGATACAAATGACGTAATGTCTTCAGACAGCGTTTCAATGTTGAATTAAACCTTAAATCAATCCTTGAAGTGAATTTACTAGACATGTCATATGTCCTGTTCCGTGAGTATGAACACGATTATGTTGGTATGTATAATCAATTAACATACCAATCTGGAATACCTACGAGCCCCCAGGCTAAGAAGTGTGCTTGTTGTTCGTGTAGTCTAGTCTTCAGATTCTGTGAAGTTGGATGTATTTCCCTCGACTTTTGATTTTTGTCATTGTGATATCAAAATTCTCTCAATTCATGAGTTTTTAATGTCCTGTTTGTATTTCCTTACCCCTTTTTCTGTTTAAAACAagtaatttaatttatttgttcCTATACGAGTTAGATTTGGTCACTGAATGCTATATACATGCACTATAAAGGATATTATTCAGATTTCTGATAATTTCAGAGACCTTTGAGAAACCTCCTACGCTATGTGATGCATGTGATGGTAATTTCATACCGACTATGATTCTTGGAAAAGGTAAGCAACTTgtttaaatatgaacttttaattTCATGACACGCTATTATGTTCTCTTATACATTACTATCAATCTCACTATACATAATTACATTTGCAAAAAACAACGTTTTATGTAATTCCATGTATTTCAAACGTTAGCACCCTCTTAATGGGTTTACTATTCAATCTCATACAAAGCAAACACCTTTTGTGACAAAAGAAGTCGCGTACAGTACGAATAAAGTACAGTCAACATTATCTATAACCTATATTTGTCTGCAAATAaatttatcatagataccaggattaaaattttatatttacgtcagacgcgatttgtctacaaaagactcatcagtgacgctcgaataaaaaaatgtataaaaggccaaatagggTACGAAGTTATAGAGCATTGAGTACCAATTTTCTGTTTACAGAGAAGAACTGTTATTGATTTTGATAACAAGTAATAAACAATTTACCattacaaaaatgtttatatcaattCACATTACTTTCAGATGTCCAAGTTGGTAAGTGTCtttgtatatttaattttatatataaaaaagacacAGAATAGTCACATAGTATTTCTGTTTAATAGTTTAATTATGTGAACTAtgtgattttgttttacattttgaacgAATCAAACACCTTGTGTAAACATAGTTTTGAGTTACTTAATAATAAGTTGACTTTTTAGACTGTGAAGCTTTACTTTATAGTGTTTTACTATTTCATTGAACTATTTTGTTCTTCAACTTTTTAACATACTTATATTTTCACATTATGTTTTTCAGGATGCAAGATTGGTAagcatttgttttattcatatgaaAAACATACGATTTACAATTTACTGTATCTTCATTGCAACATAAATTGACGGCTTGCAAATTGAAAAATAGATTAGAACGCGTATCCATAACTACGGCACGCCTAAACATCGGAAAAGAAACGAAAATAGCTTTATATAACTCGTAGTTTCATGATTCCGGCATAGAGTatacaatttattattattgtatgGTGTTGTGAAAGTATTGATCATTTGCACAATACCGACGGCTTCCTACAAAACGTGCAAAACCAAAAATTAGAGAAGCATTTATTTGTTGTATAACAATTATCAATAACAAAGTTAAGAACTCTTTACTTAAGGTACAGATTTTGCATCCTGTCAGGTCAATATTCTTACTATTTGTTAAATGTATGCCtgttataaatcaaatgtaaTAATAGAATGcattttgttttcctgtttgaacggttttacactagtaattttagtgCCTTTTATAtctttctgttcggtgtgagtcacgGCTCCGtgctgaagaccgtactttaacctttaatggtttacttttacaaatttgacTTGAATGTATAGttttgtcattggcaatcataccaaatcttcttatatctaattgaTGCTCGTATTGTTTGCTTCAGTTGAAATTCCTCAGGGTAAGTTTGTTTGAGTACTTTTACTTTCTTATATGAATTATAgttaacaaaaaattataatgtgAATGATCGACATACTATTTTGATAAAACGATTATCTTAATGGTAAATGTGCAACATGCACacacaaacaaatcaaacgatCAATCCATCAATCGATCTAAACAAGCACATGGATCCGCCATTTTTGTCTGCTTTTTaagttaatatatttatatactaatGTATCAATTTCAAACAgtcttttatatgttttaaaaagctcgtttttttaaacagagtagcggacatcttgaataaatgatcaacTACGTTTTTGTTGgcttatcaaatagttcgttcgTTGACCTGTTTAATTGTCCTCTATTTATACactactttaaaaaatattttcattaatggTCGTCAAAAGTAAGGCTTTATGCAATGGATACAAAATAATCAACCATTGTAATGTTATTTTTTAGATCCAGGATGCAATATTCCTGCTGTTTGCCCTGTACAGAATGAACATCAAGTTCAATGTTCTAGGTGCCTTAAAATTCCAAAAGAAGTTTTGGATGATGGTCTTTGCTGTGATTCATAAACTCAACTCATCTATCGAACGAAAGAATAAAATAACCTCAAACATACGATTTTGTATTGTTCATTATAccatatttttgtttcttttggtTTATCATTGAGCTTTGAGTAAAACATATAATTTAGTATGATTTAcaggctttcaaacttttgtatctgggcgtcactagtaagtcttgtgtggacaaaatgcacttctggcgtattaaaattttaaacttgttgccttttttttagctattattcgtgtttctttgtcaattatgttctcctatttatttatattgtagtcctgtaatattgtgttgtcattttaatgttatgtttcacatggccataaaagagggaggtttgacctgctacaaaaccaggttcaacccaccatttgttcctttaaaaatgtcctgtaccaagtcaagaatatggccattgttatattataattcgtttctgtgtgtgttacattttaatgttgtgtttccgttgtgtcgtttattttctcttatttttgggtgtgaattcgcattactataagacgtgtaaCGGTACTTATCTATTccgaattcatgtatttggttttgatgttatatttgttattctcattggattttttctaatgcttagtccgtttcagtgtgtgttacattttaatgttgtgtcgttgttctcctcgtatatttaatgcgtttccctcagttttagtttgttaccccgatttttgttttttgtccatggatttatgagttttgaacagcggtatactactgttgcctttatttacaatcgGTAAAGGATGTACagagttaaaatttaaaaacaaatctagaatttaaaattgataatttatgtCAGAATAGCATTAGTTAAGCATGTTTTATGTACCAAATAAGCTACATATTGTGATAGGTTATGAAGCTCCTTTaagatattattttgttttaaatggctTGAATAGGCTGACATTCACCTTTAGTTTACAATGGCATTATGTGGGTATTAAATCGAATAAAAAGACATCAAGGATTTGCTTAAATTGTGGTTAATGACCGTTTATGAGCTATTGGaattttatatgaaaagaaaaatggatTGTACTGGGAGAAGTACCCTGTATCGTAGGAAACAAATCAAAGAGTCCGAaaatcttacaattttttttttaaacttgatctATGTATATTCTTAAATCAATTCAATTCAGGGAAGACAACTTTGA from Mytilus edulis chromosome 7, xbMytEdul2.2, whole genome shotgun sequence encodes the following:
- the LOC139483351 gene encoding uncharacterized protein, which codes for MPIVWISVFLALLFRNVFGLCSQPCYRQKTIYERLGDDGSRVNPGLVRENNRTTTVYTLHGRLLFYQECYARSGLFTVIRRNNGTHDTYSCSKIVVTNGFPDIVALFVTDWKTFEKPPTLCDACDGNFIPTMILGKGKQLV